The DNA region TGTTAGGTTTGACGTTAACTATCTTAGATGTGATTTAACTATCATAAACATAGGTTAGGTATATGTTATGATAGGGACAAAGACCAGGCGTTACGGACATAATGTCGGATTTAAAATTGTGTACTTATTATCCCCACGACTTctctattttattatttatttataatatgcATAATTAATTCCCTctaattatttgttataaaattcAACAATAATTCCACGTTCTACCAATAACCCTGTACGACGTTTTATTTCCCAATACCTTGCGTTCACCAAATCATATTGTTATCATCACGTTAACATTCTCATAAATCATTGTTAGTTTCCATCAAATGATTAGAGCAGAAAAGTAAAAGACTCGACATCTTcttttaaatgaaaatgtaATATTTACGTATCCAAATTTTAGATGAAGTTCTTATTAATTAGCAGTTCCGTTAGATTTCCATGCATTTTATTTGATTGCAATTGATGGTTTTTGTCTTTGATATATTGGTAAAAGGTTAAGTTACTCGTTAATTGCACAAGGAATTCTACAATCGGAAAACATGTCAATTCtgtccatatttacaataaaaagtaatatttttggtataaaaaaatttgggtGATCCAATTAGAATAttcatttcaaaaaattgatccgtgagactgtctcatatGAGTTTTTGTGATTCTTTCGATTTCATCACTTATCTTGCGTCGATCTGATTTGTGTTTAAAGCAGGGAAAAGGATGCAAGAGTTTTAATAAATTGAGGATTTAATATCTTGAAGAGGACAACtttttacattatttatttagtaaatcaCATAGAGAATTACAAAAAAgactttaatttaatatgaTAGGATCACTCTAACCCGAGTAATGAGGTGTTTTTCTACTTGTTTAAGCAGGCTGATTCCACGCCATATTTACCCATAGCAGAATAAAACTTAAACAGTTAACAATAtcctttatttttaattaaaaatttgagCAAAGAACAACTGTTTAAGCtcatcaagaattgcaaatttAATAAGGCCATACTTATTTAGGTCTCCAAATGAGTTGTTTTTGGCCCCCACATTTGACCTATGACAGTAGAAGTACAAAAAACTACTGGAACCATACCATTTTATAATCATTTGGTTTTACAGATAAAATAGTATAAGATTCAAGTCAATCCTTGCCCCAAGTATAAATACATGTAACAGATTTTTTATGTTCCACACCAAAAAAACCACTTCAAATCCTCACCAAGCCCTCCTTTTTCctctttaattattaataactACAGAATGGGGTCATTTGGAGCTTTTCTTGACGAAGAAACGGAAACTTTGAGCAAAATGTTTTCCTGTGAAGATCCTAATCAATTCTTGCTTCATTTCAACGTCACCAACATTTTCTCCAATAATGGCCAGATCCCATCAAATTTCTTGGCTGATCAATTAAATGATGAGGGTTTGTTCTTTACAAATGACACTAGTTTACAAGAAAGTAGCTACAGCAGTACTGAAATTGGCAGTGCCCTTTTACTTAACCAATTATCAGGTCATGAGCTTTACCACTCTAATGGTGTTAGCTTTGTTCAAGATGTAATTACCAGCAATGCTCATGCAGATACTTATCCGATGGATTACAAAAACGATAACTTAATTTTCCCCGTTTTTACTGATCATATGATGGAAGAAATTCTCCAGCTGAAAGCACAAATATGCAATGATCAAGTGGGAAATGCTGGAATTCGTGACACGCTGAATGGTGAATCTTATGATGAAATGCAGCTCGAGAAAAAGCATGAAAGGTCCGAGCTTCAGATTGATCATCATGATAAGGGTTTTACTGTTCATCAATCCCGCGTGGATAAATTTGAGGACAATCCACCCCAAAGTCCGAGGAAAAGATCTCGGGTTTCAAGAGATGTAAGTATAAGAATTTAGATTGATGGTATTATTTTTTCAACAGTGCTTCTATGGCACCATTGGATCCAGCAGGAGGCAATGGCAACGCTGACTCTTTcatatgttattattattattattttgaaaatataagttTTTGAATCCATGTGCCTGTTTTCATGAATGGTGATCAATTCTTGAACACAGGCAAAGAAAAATAAGACGAATATGCAGTCGAAAAAGAACAAGAAAGCTGTCCAAAACAACAACGATGTTGGAGAAGAGAACAATGGTGGTGTAAATGGACAGAGTTCAAGCAGTTGCAGCTCCGAGGATAATTCAAATGCTTCTCAGGATCTGAATGAAGGGTCGAATTCGGAAGCTAAAAACTCGAAAGGGAAAGCAAGAGCTAGCAGGGGTTCCGCAACTGATCCCCAAAGCCTTTATGCAAGGGTAAAATACTTGACCatctcaatttttttcaaaatcttGATATATGGGGTCTGACTTAATTATTGTAAAAAATATGTTAACTAATTTTGCGGATAAAATATAAAACTTTTTATTCGTAGTGACGATTCCTGTTCGTCCCCACTAAATCCAGCATCTTCTATTTGATATGTTGTATCTTAACATTAAACGATCCCTTCTTCCAAATTCTACAGCGAAGACGAGAGAGAATCAATGAGAGATTGAAGATCTTGCAAAATCTTGTACCTAATGGAACCAAGgtatattaatcaaattaaatgcGGTAAacttttcattttataaattacataaaatactATATGATCATTAATGACTAAAATTTGCAATACGCATCAGGTTGACATTAGCACAATGCTGGAAGAGGCAGTTCACTACGTGAACTTTTTACAGCTTCAAATTAAGGTAAGCTTAAATATTAATTGGTTCCCACGATATATATTTTCAACTTTATCGGTACAATTATTTATAGTTCTTAATAATGTGACCATCAAGCTAATTTATTCAGGTTTTTTACGTTTGATTCTTGCAGTTGCTAAGCTCGGATGAATTATGGATGTATGCTCCAACTGCATACAATGGAACGGACATTGGCCTTTATCACAAGATTTCTCCAAATCTGTGGTCTTAATATTTTTCTGAAACAAACATCAAATTCTGACCTGTAACCAATTTGAGGATATTCTTGTTTCGATCGGCGTCGaggattaatttaatttaatgtttttgtaatattatgaaataataataataacaacaacaataagATTCTTTATTCAAATTTTCCTACCGAAGTGTCATTTGTAAACTTATAATACTCTGTTGCATCATTGCACGTGCACTCGAAGTAATTTAAGAATTAAAATATCCCAAATTGGTATATATCATGTATCCAATGATTTGGATGCATTTAACTTTTTGGACATGACTATGTGAACTGAATTACACGGATTTTTGTATAATATTGTTGACATCAAGACGTGATTGAAATTGATAGAGAAATTCAAGGAAGTCAAAAGATATTAGtgggaaaattaattttaaaatatgaaggTTCTTACATGCATGTAACCAGCTAATTTCCAAATtgatttggaaaaaaatattgaataataataaatcaCTATAAAAATTAACGGATATTTTTAGGACTTTGTCAAAAACTTCACTAACACAAATATTTAGTCGTTAGGGTTCTAGTTTAATATCTAGTAAtagatatatattataaattgattaaatatggatactattttaaatatatatataatcagtaTATAGTACATCATGTAgagaattttaaatataattaacgACTTTAataaagataatattttttcatatatctAAGGTGAAATGGTATtgcaataatattttttctttcactGTTTATGTTTGGGCTTTTACTTGTTATTTGTTTGCTTAGAGAGATGCATTTTGAAGTTAAAAGATAGTTAGTGTAGAGATATAatacttaataatattaattatacaaatatatatagtaaATACAGATAGGAAAATATAAATTGtggattttttaatttaaataaattttgaatttcacaGTTATGTAAAATGGTTCACTAGTGTAACACCAGAATACTTcagtatatatttttattggccTTTGGGCCTCACACATCTGAATTGAACTTGCTATATTTTTTGTTGGCTCAACTCATGAGcctaattttatattaatttaggcttaacaAATATTTTATCTGAATCGATCTTGCTAATGTTTTGTTAATGGACCATCACGTGCGCCTAATATTTTAGGGCCTCACACTTATAGTATCTGAACCGAACTTGGTAAATTTTTTGTTTGCCCAACAGATGAGCCCagtatgatattttttgttGGACCAACTTGTAAGACCAATATTATATTAGTTTGGGCCTCACACATTTTATCTGAACCGAAGTCGCTAATTTTTTGCTAGCCCAACACATAAGcccaattttttatttatttgggcTTCAAATATGGTCTGAACAGAATTTACTAGTTTTTTGTTCGCCCAAAACGTAAGCCCAATATGATATTAATTTGGGCCTCACATGGTACCTGAACCGGACTTGCTTTTTTTGTTGGAGCAACTCGTAAGCCCAGTATTATATAATTTGTGCCAGACACATATGGTATCTGAACCGAACtcgctaattttttttatcccgACACATAAGCCCATATGATATTAATATGGGCCTCATATGGTTTCTTACTAATATTATGTTGGCCCAAAACTTaagtaatattatattaatttgtcACAGAGATTTCATCTGAACCGAACTTTCTAATTTTTTTCGGCCCAATCCTTTTGTATCAATTTGGGCCTCACATACATTTTATGAACTAAACTTGCTAACTTTTTTTGGCTCAACTTGTAAGCCaaatatgatattgaattgGGTCTCACACATGGTATCTGAACCGAACTTGCAGCAGTAGACAGGAGAGGAGAGGAGAGGAGAGGAGAGGAGATCATCGTCAGTCATCTCCATCGCTTCTACTCCGATTTTACTTCATCTTCTGAAACCCTAGCGCCAGCACACAGTATTGGAAGGATGTCTAGTCGACATATACCCCAAATCAGAAACGAGCACAAAAGTTCCCCTAAAACCCAGAAAAAATTTGTTCCAAAGACGGATTTCCAGACGCTTAACACTCGTCAAACGACACTCTCTAACTCTCTCCGTGCTGGTTCTGCCGCCACCGTGGATCGAGGTAACGCTAGGGATGCAGAAATCGCGTCGACTGGCAGAGTTACGATGGGTGAAAACGGGGAATGGGCGAATAAAAGCTCCGCAGCTGGTAGATTTGTAATTTATTTACCCCAAGATGAGGCGGTTGCTGCGGGACTTCGGGTTGATGATGGTGGATTGGATTCTGTGGAGTCACAGCATGTTGTTGATTTGCTGAATAGGGAGTTGTCTCGTTTGCTCAAACTCGGTCCAAAACAATTTTGGAGAGAAGGTCTTTTTGTGTGTGAATGTTGATGATCGAAATttgtgttttgatgattttagtTGCATGGTGACAGAAAACTGGATTGTTCCGTAATAAATATTTTGtggttttaaaatttgatattgATATTTTCTGTACTTTTGGTATGGAACTTTGTGGGTGTTGGTTCCTGAAAACGCTACCATGAGGGATTGTTCTTGTTGCATGTTACTCATTTAATTgaaattctttaaaagatagTGTTACTAATTTTGGTGTACAATTTGAATTGTTAAAAACTATTTTAACTGTGATTTAGGAATTTGAATATTGCTTGTGATACTATGAACTTTATCGTGATCGCTTCTTCTCTAGGTAACTCAGAATACCAGTAAtggtaatttttaaaaaaaagaacatTGGTTCTGTTTAATTACTTGACGGATAGACCATTGTATAGTCTTTCACTTACTTCCGTTATTTTTTATGTTGGCTATTTTCTTGATATTCAAGCCACGGTTTAGTTTTTAACAACTTTCCTGTTTTTTCAGTGTCTACAGATGAATCATTATATGCTTTCCTTGAAAGCTTTCTGAAATTTAGAAGTCGTTGGTATGATTTCCCATATCATGGAGTCCAAGGAATAGTTGCAGGAGTGATTGTAGATGAATTTGAGCTATGCCGAAGGGTCTTCATGGTCTTGTATCGATTGTATGTTACAATTAAACCCATTTTTATCGTCCGTGCATCTATTATTGCACTGATATGTTTGTTTGGTTCTGTATCTAATGATCATTTTGCTTTAGATCTTCAAATCGGGATCCTGGAGCTGAGGATGCTGATACCCTGAGTCCAAAAGATCATGCTGGTGTGATCATTTTTCGTTCTCCCTGTTATATATAATCATGTTTGCTTAATCGATCAATAGTATAATTCAGTTTTAGACACCACACACTtgataataaaatttgaaacatgagCAGTTGATTCCTTGGCGGAGTGACATAAACAACTTCATCAGGTTGCTGTTGGTAATGACACAATCTCATGTCTTGTAATAATAGTATATGTGTGCCATTATGCTCACATGTAGCTGGGGAAATGTCGAATGAGATGAAGCTGGTTGATTTGATATCTTAGCAGCTCAAAGTATCAAGTTCTAAAAGTATTGGAATGACGAAGATGCGTAAGCAGCATAGTAGTGACAGCAGGCCATGATCTTGCTTCAATTATCGCTCGATGATCAATGTGCTaacatttgctattttcttgaGATAGTTGTTGCTGATCTGGTCTTGTACGCCAGTAATGTATGTCGTATTTTTTTTACAATGTATGGAAGGGCTATAGGCAATCACGCCGAAAGAtaaattttatatgattgcaaaACATTACTGCTGTTTTTCTTCTATGTAGACACTCTTTGAATAATTGGGCTACCAGCGCACTTTGTTTACTGATTGTATGTATACTATAGTTCTCTTGCAGAGAAAGAAGCTGCTAGATTTGCCAAAGTTGTTAGATATATGTGCAATATATggtcaagaaaatgaagatttgACCAGAAGATTGGTATGTAGTAAAAACTAAATCGCCCTATAGCTTCTTATGATTTTTTTGGCTTTATTAACTGGCCATTCCGATTTCACTATCTTGATTATCTTGAACATCATGATACTAAATGTTCCTTTGAATTGCATTGATGGCCTGTTTTAAAGTTCTATTTCTCTTCATGCCTGTTATAACTGAAGTCGATCCATTTGAAAATCTGCGACTGTCTTATTAATGAGTGATTTTGCGTTTGTTGAGATTTTCATTTGCTACTTGAATATGTgaattaaattgcattattgaTGATATCAAATCATGGTCTgctaattttaaatgattaccAACCGATAGCTTGTCTACAATGCGGCTGTTGCACTTGGTGTTTGTATGTTAGATTAAAAGTTGTGTCTGGTAGTTATGAGCTGAAGAGTGAAGACTGAAGTCATAATATGCTCTTGAAAAATTAACACCACTGTTAGGATTTCAATAATGTCATGTTCAACATCGATTGAAGCCTTTTTAGTTATGTTGGCCAAAAAAATCTTGAATTCCTGTTCAGAATTACCTAAAAATGAAAGGAAATCACTGTAGTTACTTCCAAGTAAGCACTCAGGACTGACTtgtattcatttttattttccagGTGATGAACGCAATGAAGGCTCAACCCTATCTTCAGGATGACTTTCCAGTATTAATGTCCAATTTCCTCAGCATTGTCCAGACCATGTATCAACGATGTGACTCCAATTTGAAGGTACTTTCTTATTTTTTGCAATTTGTCCCCGAAGAATATGACATGTTGTTAAAAGCTAAGTTTTTTCAATCTTGACTGGTTTCTCGTGTCACTTTCAATGCATTGTTGtatattttatgtttattatttaaaattccaCTTTCCGTAAGAGCAGAGGCTTTGAGCTAGCTTGGAATGCCATGATTCCAACTCCTGTGTGGAATTGATATATGTAGAAGTGTCTTTTAATAATTTCACGTATGAAGTATTAAAAAATACAAGTTGACACTGTTTTccattatgaaaatcaaattcTTTTGGGGTGAGTGGTGACTGTTATGAAAATCCTGTGGCAGATGGGACTCTTGATTCTCATGCAATCTTGGTTTATGTATAATACCATGACTCATTTGTATTGCATCTGAAATGTTAACAGCTAATGTTTTATTTGGACCTCTATGTACAGGATCTACTTGGTTCTGGTGGTTTCAAAGACCAAGAATCCAATCGCCTTCGTTTTGACGTTCTAGAGGTAATCTGAAAATGTTTGATGGTCTACAACAATCATCCTCCCTCCTACTTAAAGATGTCAATTTATTTGGTCCTTCAAAAATTGTGAGGTCAACCTTACCATAGAGTTGACTAATGTTGGGAGTTGTTTTAGTGCTGTTTTCTGTGGCTACTATATCTTCAGATTTTTAGTTTGACTCATTCCCAGTCTTTAATTTACAGTTTATGGTCTTCATAAATGACGCGGTTGTATCATTGGATTCATTTGTCAATGCATATAAACATGCAGCTGTT from Primulina tabacum isolate GXHZ01 chromosome 14, ASM2559414v2, whole genome shotgun sequence includes:
- the LOC142525236 gene encoding uncharacterized protein LOC142525236 encodes the protein MGSFGAFLDEETETLSKMFSCEDPNQFLLHFNVTNIFSNNGQIPSNFLADQLNDEGLFFTNDTSLQESSYSSTEIGSALLLNQLSGHELYHSNGVSFVQDVITSNAHADTYPMDYKNDNLIFPVFTDHMMEEILQLKAQICNDQVGNAGIRDTLNGESYDEMQLEKKHERSELQIDHHDKGFTVHQSRVDKFEDNPPQSPRKRSRVSRDAKKNKTNMQSKKNKKAVQNNNDVGEENNGGVNGQSSSSCSSEDNSNASQDLNEGSNSEAKNSKGKARASRGSATDPQSLYARRRRERINERLKILQNLVPNGTKVDISTMLEEAVHYVNFLQLQIKLLSSDELWMYAPTAYNGTDIGLYHKISPNLWS